Proteins encoded by one window of Ramlibacter tataouinensis:
- the hemN gene encoding oxygen-independent coproporphyrinogen III oxidase — MAKLPVSDDLLRRFDVPGPRYTSYPTADRFVEAFTEADYLAALAQRAASPLPQPLSVYVHIPFCEQLCYYCACNKIITKHKNRSPVYLEYLQRELDMHALHLGRRQAVSQLHLGGGTPTFLSDDELRQLMAMLRRAFDLVPGGEYSIEVDPRTVDESRLQALADMGFNRLSFGVQDFDPDVQKAVHRIQPAEQVFALVEASRRIGFESINVDLIYGLPKQTPQSFARTLAQVSELRPDRIALYGYAHLPERFKPQRRINSDEIPLGGDKVAMLSQALSALLDAGYDYIGMDHFALPNDSLAVAKRQGRLHRNFQGYSTQPDCDLIALGVSAIGRVGTTYSQNAKTLEEYYDLLDQGRLPIVRGLALTRDDLLRRAVIMAIMCQGQLQFEDVEAGWLLDFRSYFAPELERLQALAAEGLVAVDDKGLAVTAMGWFFVRGVAMVFDRYLQANTNRTRFSRIL; from the coding sequence ATGGCCAAGCTTCCGGTTTCCGACGACCTGCTGCGGCGCTTCGACGTCCCGGGGCCGCGCTACACCTCCTACCCCACGGCCGACCGCTTCGTCGAGGCCTTCACCGAGGCCGACTACCTGGCGGCGCTGGCGCAGCGCGCCGCCAGCCCGCTGCCGCAGCCGCTGTCGGTGTACGTGCACATCCCGTTCTGCGAGCAGCTGTGCTATTACTGCGCCTGCAACAAGATCATCACCAAGCACAAGAACCGCTCGCCGGTGTACCTGGAGTACCTGCAGCGCGAACTGGACATGCACGCGCTGCACCTGGGGCGGCGCCAGGCGGTGTCGCAGCTGCACCTGGGCGGCGGCACGCCCACCTTCCTGTCGGACGACGAGCTGCGCCAGCTGATGGCCATGCTGCGGCGCGCCTTCGACCTGGTGCCCGGCGGCGAGTACTCGATCGAGGTCGATCCGCGCACGGTCGACGAGTCGCGCCTGCAGGCGCTGGCCGACATGGGCTTCAACCGCCTGTCCTTCGGCGTGCAGGACTTCGACCCCGATGTGCAGAAGGCGGTGCACCGCATCCAGCCGGCCGAGCAGGTGTTCGCGCTGGTGGAAGCCTCGCGCCGCATCGGCTTCGAATCGATCAACGTCGACCTGATCTACGGCCTGCCCAAGCAGACGCCGCAATCCTTCGCACGCACGCTGGCGCAGGTGTCCGAGCTGCGCCCCGACCGCATCGCGCTGTACGGCTATGCCCACCTGCCCGAGCGCTTCAAGCCGCAGCGGCGCATCAACAGCGACGAGATCCCGCTGGGCGGCGACAAGGTGGCCATGCTGTCGCAGGCGCTGTCGGCGCTGCTGGACGCCGGCTACGACTACATCGGCATGGACCACTTCGCGCTGCCCAACGACTCGCTGGCCGTGGCCAAGCGGCAGGGACGGCTGCACCGCAACTTCCAGGGCTACAGCACCCAGCCCGATTGCGACCTGATCGCGCTCGGGGTGTCCGCCATCGGCCGGGTCGGCACCACCTACAGCCAGAACGCCAAGACGCTGGAGGAGTACTACGACCTGCTCGACCAGGGCCGGCTGCCGATCGTGCGCGGGCTGGCGCTCACGCGCGATGACCTGCTGCGCCGCGCGGTGATCATGGCCATCATGTGCCAGGGCCAGCTGCAGTTCGAGGACGTGGAAGCCGGCTGGCTGCTGGACTTCCGCAGCTACTTCGCGCCCGAGCTGGAGCGCCTGCAGGCGCTGGCGGCCGAGGGCCTGGTGGCGGTGGACGACAAGGGCCTGGCGGTCACCGCCATGGGCTGGTTCTTCGTGCGCGGCGTCGCCATGGTGTTCGACCGCTACCTGCAGGCCAACACCAACCGAACGCGCTTCTCGCGCATTCTCTGA
- a CDS encoding universal stress protein, translated as MFKHILLATDGSEASARAVQLAMGLARAHGARLTALYVVDPYPYLGVGEANPMGFQAYMSAALDFAAKAHAEVMAAADAGPKVDVQLRRVEDVAAAKGITESARELGADLIVVGSHGRSGLQRLMLGSVAAKVVAQAEIPVLVAR; from the coding sequence ATGTTCAAGCACATCCTGCTCGCCACCGATGGCTCCGAGGCGTCCGCCCGTGCCGTCCAGCTCGCGATGGGGCTGGCGCGCGCCCACGGGGCGCGCCTGACCGCGCTGTACGTGGTGGACCCATATCCCTACCTGGGCGTGGGCGAGGCCAATCCGATGGGCTTCCAGGCCTACATGTCGGCCGCGCTGGATTTCGCCGCCAAGGCACACGCCGAGGTGATGGCCGCCGCCGACGCCGGCCCCAAGGTGGACGTGCAGTTGCGCCGCGTCGAGGACGTGGCCGCCGCCAAGGGCATCACCGAGAGCGCCCGCGAACTGGGCGCCGACCTGATCGTGGTCGGCTCGCACGGCCGCTCGGGGCTGCAGCGGCTGATGCTGGGCAGCGTGGCCGCCAAGGTGGTGGCCCAGGCCGAGATCCCGGTGCTGGTGGCCCGCTGA
- a CDS encoding TraR/DksA family transcriptional regulator produces the protein MPTLTDPARAIEVRQQLARREAELRSLLDACTLGAMQDADEREVGDFKDMAVAEVQATVDEAQAAHVVAELQRLQAARGRLDEGSYGFCEECGDEIDPRRLAALPTTTHCASCQEWLERRAARTH, from the coding sequence ATGCCCACCCTGACCGACCCCGCCCGTGCCATCGAGGTGCGCCAGCAACTGGCCCGGCGCGAGGCCGAACTGCGCTCGCTGCTCGATGCCTGCACGCTGGGCGCCATGCAGGACGCCGACGAGCGCGAGGTGGGCGACTTCAAGGACATGGCGGTGGCCGAGGTCCAGGCCACGGTCGACGAGGCGCAGGCGGCCCACGTGGTGGCCGAACTGCAGCGGCTGCAGGCGGCCCGCGGCCGCCTCGACGAAGGCAGCTACGGCTTCTGCGAGGAGTGCGGCGACGAGATCGACCCGCGCCGGCTGGCGGCGCTGCCCACCACCACCCACTGCGCCTCCTGCCAGGAATGGCTGGAGCGTCGCGCCGCGCGCACGCACTGA
- a CDS encoding metallophosphoesterase family protein, translating to MPKTRTAAANRVRFAAVGDIHATRDSAGQLRGFFAEASEHADALLLCGDLTDYGTAEEAQVLADELSVVKVPIVAVLGNHDFESGSPDKVCEILARAGVRVLDGEACEIQGVGIAGAKGFAGGFGRGSLGAWGEPAIKLFVKEAQHEAMKLESALAKLRMPRKIALLHYAPIAGTIAGEPPEIYPFLGSSRLEEPLLRYPVDAVFHGHAHRGTLEARTIGGVPVFNVARPLLQRARPGQAPYRIYEVPRQAGDPADQPLVHASA from the coding sequence ATGCCCAAGACCCGGACGGCTGCGGCCAACCGCGTGCGCTTCGCCGCCGTCGGCGACATCCACGCCACCCGCGATTCCGCGGGCCAGCTGCGTGGCTTCTTCGCCGAGGCCAGCGAGCACGCCGATGCGCTGCTGCTGTGCGGCGACCTCACCGACTACGGCACCGCCGAAGAGGCGCAGGTGCTGGCCGACGAGCTGTCGGTGGTGAAGGTGCCGATCGTGGCGGTGCTGGGCAACCACGACTTCGAATCGGGCAGTCCCGACAAGGTGTGCGAGATCCTCGCCCGGGCCGGCGTGCGCGTGCTCGATGGCGAGGCCTGCGAGATCCAGGGGGTGGGCATCGCCGGCGCCAAGGGCTTCGCCGGCGGCTTCGGGCGCGGCTCGCTCGGGGCCTGGGGCGAACCGGCCATCAAGCTGTTCGTCAAGGAGGCGCAGCACGAGGCGATGAAGCTGGAGTCGGCGCTGGCCAAGCTGCGCATGCCGCGCAAGATCGCGCTGCTGCACTACGCGCCGATCGCCGGCACCATCGCCGGCGAGCCGCCCGAGATCTATCCCTTCCTGGGCAGCAGCCGGCTGGAGGAGCCGCTGCTGCGCTACCCGGTCGATGCGGTGTTCCACGGCCATGCCCACCGCGGCACGCTGGAGGCGCGCACCATCGGCGGCGTGCCGGTGTTCAATGTGGCCCGGCCGCTGCTGCAGCGCGCCCGGCCCGGCCAGGCGCCGTACCGGATCTACGAAGTGCCGCGCCAGGCCGGCGACCCGGCCGACCAGCCGCTGGTGCACGCCTCGGCGTGA